A stretch of the Malus domestica chromosome 08, GDT2T_hap1 genome encodes the following:
- the LOC114826302 gene encoding uncharacterized protein encodes MESVNVVRSQIMEYRASHDPAKISTAVGVMGEAVSYAGHPVRWKRPKFGVIKVNCDGAWCASTFRGGYGWVVRDFVGMLLAAGGEGGLFFNKAAMAEASAVRAALMVCRERGFAEVEIESDSQGLISMLKGEYVIDATLEGLLYDIRALASQVGRVSFVFVKRKGNAAAHAMALHVTLMRGSFCWDAHGPEFLFNILAEDVNIPIRI; translated from the coding sequence ATGGAAAGCGTGAATGTGGTGCGAAGTCAGATTATGGAGTATAGGGCATCCCATGACCCAGCCAAAATATCTACTGCCGTGGGGGTTATGGGGGAGGCTGTCTCCTACGCGGGACATCCTGTTCGGTGGAAAAGACCCAAATTTGGGGTAATCAAGGTTAATTGTGACGGCGCCTGGTGTGCATCAACATTCCGAGGAGGCTATGGATGGGTGGTGCGAGATTTTGTTGGAATGCTGCTTGCGGCTGGCGGGGAAGGGGGTCTTTTCTTCAATAAGGCGGCCATGGCGGAGGCTAGTGCTGTGCGGGCAGCTTTAATGGTTTGCAGGGAGCGGGGTTTTGCGGAGGTGGAAATCGAGTCTGATTCACAAGGGCTTATTAGCATGCTTAAAGGTGAGTATGTCATTGATGCAACACTAGAAGGCTTACTCTATGATATTAGGGCCTTGGCATCGCAAGTTGGCAGGGTGAGTTTCGTGTTTGTTAAGCGGAAGGGAAATGCCGCGGCTCATGCTATGGCCTTACATGTAACCTTAATGAGAGGCTCCTTCTGTTGGGATGCCCATGGACCagagtttttatttaatattctaGCTGAAGATGTAAACATTCCTATTCGTATCTAG